A region from the Agrobacterium cucumeris genome encodes:
- the sseA gene encoding 3-mercaptopyruvate sulfurtransferase: MSTDKSRFVVSADWVEKQLGTARFRLVDASWYLPAHKRNGAEEFAAGHLPGAVFFDQDKIADHTTGLPHSLPSPEFFAQEAGELGLSENDTIVVYDGPGFFSAPRVWWMLRVMGVRKAYVLDGGLDGWKREGRPLETGTPEIEPATFTPDFNEKRVTSLSTMRGIVDSGEKQIADARGAGRFTGDEAEPRAGMRSGHMPGARSLPATAFSENGHFKDLTAIRKMVTDAGIDLGKPVVTSCGSGVTAAVITLALESLGHQDNSLYDGSWSEWGGLEDTPVATGPAEPVPVVSHGPLKAHVTQLEMTSPPKVSLPIPVNIQTALMRVTDIPLHFYRYLYWRVGKRWHWQKRMRMSDAELSAVLKDPKNSVTVLYMNGAPAGFFELHKASDEVTELSYFGLLEEAIGAGVGKWFLLQALYAAWQDNPKRVTVTTNTLDHPRALQLYQMMGFSPVGTYEAWVEPLSDTELLEISLRN, encoded by the coding sequence GTGAGCACGGATAAGAGCCGTTTCGTCGTTTCGGCGGACTGGGTGGAAAAACAGCTTGGCACAGCCCGGTTTCGTCTCGTTGATGCCTCGTGGTATCTGCCGGCGCACAAGCGCAATGGCGCGGAGGAATTCGCGGCCGGCCATCTGCCCGGCGCAGTGTTCTTCGATCAGGACAAGATCGCCGATCACACCACCGGTCTGCCGCACTCGCTGCCCTCGCCGGAATTTTTTGCGCAGGAGGCCGGCGAGCTTGGTCTCAGCGAGAATGATACGATCGTGGTCTATGACGGCCCCGGTTTCTTTTCCGCACCGCGCGTCTGGTGGATGCTGCGGGTGATGGGCGTGCGCAAGGCCTATGTGCTGGATGGCGGCCTTGATGGCTGGAAGCGCGAAGGCCGGCCGCTTGAAACCGGTACGCCGGAGATCGAGCCTGCGACCTTTACGCCTGACTTCAACGAGAAACGCGTGACATCGCTGTCGACCATGCGTGGCATTGTCGATAGCGGCGAAAAACAGATTGCCGATGCCCGCGGCGCGGGGCGCTTCACCGGTGATGAAGCCGAACCACGTGCCGGCATGCGGTCGGGCCATATGCCCGGCGCGCGCAGCCTGCCGGCGACAGCCTTTTCGGAGAACGGCCACTTCAAGGACCTGACCGCGATCCGCAAGATGGTGACTGATGCGGGCATCGATCTTGGAAAGCCGGTGGTGACGAGCTGCGGCTCGGGCGTTACCGCCGCCGTCATCACGCTTGCGCTGGAATCGCTCGGCCATCAGGATAATTCGCTCTATGACGGTTCCTGGTCGGAATGGGGCGGGCTGGAAGACACGCCTGTCGCCACCGGCCCCGCCGAGCCTGTCCCCGTTGTGTCGCATGGGCCTTTGAAGGCGCATGTAACGCAGCTGGAAATGACGTCGCCGCCGAAGGTCAGTCTGCCGATCCCCGTCAACATCCAGACGGCACTGATGCGGGTCACCGATATTCCCCTGCACTTCTATCGCTATCTTTACTGGCGGGTGGGGAAACGCTGGCATTGGCAGAAGCGCATGCGCATGAGCGATGCGGAGCTGTCAGCCGTCCTCAAGGACCCGAAGAACAGCGTTACGGTTCTTTATATGAACGGTGCGCCTGCCGGTTTCTTCGAGTTGCACAAGGCGAGCGACGAGGTGACCGAGCTTTCCTATTTCGGCCTGCTCGAAGAGGCGATTGGCGCTGGCGTCGGCAAATGGTTCCTGTTGCAGGCGCTTTACGCGGCCTGGCAGGATAATCCGAAACGGGTGACTGTCACGACCAATACGCTCGATCATCCGCGTGCGTTGCAACTTTACCAGATGATGGGCTTCTCGCCCGTCGGCACCTATGAGGCCTGGGTGGAGCCGCTGTCCGATACCGAGCTTCTGGAAATTTCGCTGCGTAATTGA
- a CDS encoding alanyl-tRNA editing protein has product MPVNALFRDDFYLSTVEAIVTAVHEDGGIEFDQTCFYATSGGQPGDSGFLERADGSRIDLGVTKNGADKSVIIHVPLGGQPSPDVGEKLTLHVDWPRRYKLMRMHTACHLLSVVCQWPITGAAVGEEESRVDFDMSETIDKDEVTAKLMELVKANHPVFLQWITDEELAANPGIVKSKNVRPPMGLGRVSLVCIGENSSIDSQPCGGTHVSETQEVGDIHIAKIEKKGKENRRFRIRFGAPEAVT; this is encoded by the coding sequence ATGCCTGTGAATGCCCTGTTCCGTGACGATTTTTATCTCTCAACCGTAGAAGCAATCGTCACGGCGGTGCATGAGGATGGTGGCATAGAATTCGACCAGACCTGCTTTTATGCCACCTCCGGCGGCCAGCCGGGCGATAGCGGGTTTCTCGAGCGGGCGGATGGTTCGCGCATCGACCTCGGCGTCACCAAGAACGGTGCCGACAAGAGCGTCATCATCCATGTGCCGCTCGGAGGCCAGCCTTCTCCCGACGTTGGCGAGAAGCTGACCCTGCATGTGGACTGGCCACGCCGCTACAAGCTGATGCGCATGCACACGGCCTGCCATCTGCTCTCCGTTGTCTGCCAGTGGCCAATTACCGGCGCTGCCGTCGGCGAGGAGGAATCGCGTGTTGATTTCGACATGTCGGAAACCATCGACAAGGATGAGGTGACTGCGAAGCTGATGGAGCTGGTGAAAGCCAACCATCCCGTCTTCCTGCAATGGATTACCGACGAGGAGTTGGCTGCCAATCCGGGCATCGTCAAATCCAAGAATGTGCGCCCGCCGATGGGCCTTGGCCGCGTCAGCCTCGTCTGCATCGGCGAAAATTCCAGCATCGACAGCCAGCCCTGCGGCGGCACCCATGTTTCCGAAACGCAGGAAGTGGGCGATATTCACATTGCCAAGATAGAAAAGAAGGGCAAGGAGAACAGGCGGTTCCGCATTCGTTTCGGCGCGCCTGAAGCTGTTACCTGA
- a CDS encoding cysteine synthase A: MTIHPSALSAIGNTPLIRLKAASEATGCEILGKAEFLNPGQSVKDRAALYIIRDAERRGQLRPGGTIVEGTAGNTGIGLSLVANALGYKTVIVIPETQSQEKKDALKLLGAKLVEVPAAPYSNPNNYVKVSGRLAKQLAATDENGAIWANQFDNIANRQAHIETTAPEIWDQTDGKVDGFICSVGSGGTLAGVADGLRDFNPDIKIGLADPEGAALYEFYKHGVLKSEGSSITEGIGQGRITANLEGFTPDFSYRVSDAEALPVLFDLVTKEGLCLGGSSGINIAGAIRLARELGPGHTIVTILCDYGNRYQSKLFNPDFLRSKGLPIPQWLATKSEIAVPYETV, translated from the coding sequence ATGACCATTCATCCCTCTGCGCTCAGTGCTATCGGCAACACGCCACTCATCCGTCTGAAAGCCGCTTCTGAAGCGACGGGCTGCGAAATCCTCGGCAAGGCGGAATTCCTCAATCCCGGCCAGTCGGTGAAGGATCGCGCCGCGCTCTACATCATTCGCGACGCCGAGCGGCGCGGGCAGCTGCGCCCGGGCGGCACCATCGTCGAAGGCACGGCGGGCAATACCGGCATTGGCCTGTCGCTGGTCGCCAATGCACTCGGCTACAAGACCGTCATCGTCATTCCCGAGACGCAGAGCCAGGAAAAAAAGGACGCGCTGAAGCTGCTTGGCGCCAAGCTGGTCGAAGTTCCGGCCGCCCCCTATTCCAATCCGAATAATTACGTGAAGGTTTCCGGCCGGCTGGCAAAACAGCTTGCCGCAACCGATGAAAACGGCGCGATCTGGGCCAACCAGTTCGACAATATCGCCAACCGTCAGGCCCATATCGAAACCACTGCTCCCGAAATCTGGGACCAGACAGATGGCAAGGTCGATGGTTTCATATGCTCGGTCGGTTCAGGCGGAACACTGGCGGGCGTGGCCGATGGCCTGCGCGATTTCAACCCTGACATCAAGATCGGCCTTGCCGACCCTGAAGGTGCCGCCCTTTACGAATTCTACAAGCACGGCGTCCTGAAGTCCGAAGGTTCTTCCATCACCGAGGGCATTGGGCAGGGCCGCATCACCGCCAATCTGGAAGGTTTTACGCCGGACTTTTCCTATCGGGTCTCGGATGCGGAAGCGCTGCCGGTGCTGTTCGATCTAGTTACGAAGGAAGGGCTTTGCCTCGGCGGTTCTTCCGGCATCAACATTGCCGGCGCAATCCGCCTTGCCCGCGAGCTTGGTCCGGGGCATACAATCGTGACGATACTATGCGATTACGGCAATCGTTATCAGTCGAAGCTGTTCAATCCGGATTTCCTGCGCTCCAAGGGGCTGCCGATTCCGCAATGGCTGGCGACGAAAAGCGAGATTGCGGTTCCGTACGAAACCGTTTGA